Within Rhododendron vialii isolate Sample 1 chromosome 12a, ASM3025357v1, the genomic segment AATGTATAGGATAAAACCACTCAATAATTCTTCGAGGTGCCTCAAGAACACTCAATAATTTTTCCCACCCCGTTGCCTCTCTCTCAATCtaactgataagcacccaataatgtcATTATTGGTGCGCTAAGTCCTTAGTTTTATCTTAATTACGtctttaatttagttatttcgtTTGCTTTTGCAAGTAAGGTTGTTTTGAAGATATTTCTGGAAAACCGTGCAAATAAGGCTACTTTTGATGCCATGGACGACCCTCGAGAGAGTCCGAGTCCTGAGACCTAAGGAAAAAAGCCCCGGAGGTGACCCGATAGCATAGAAGGCCAAGAGGAGGATCAAAGTAATCCATTTCATTCCAGTAGTGTGGGTACCGATATCAAGGAAGTGGACGTATCCGTATTGAGGAGCTTAGAGCCAGCAGTTAGagagctcggtaccgatactAGGGTTGTGGAGGTATTGGTACCGAGGGGTCTTTGGAGCAATTCTTAGGGTTTTCTTTTGAGATATTTTGTGCGTAAATGAGGGTGATATAAATACTCCATTATATCACAAATATCAATTATTAGATATAGTAGTACAactttttagatctagaataggATTTGCTTACTTTTGCTATTTTGTTCTTGCTTATTCTTCATTTTCCTAGTTTAATCTTGCATTTCTATCGTAGTTAATCTTAGTTTGTTATTTCCGTCTtaattaatgttgtagctacgctcTCGATctatttatttcaattttcgTTGGTTAAATATGCTTTCTCGTTTTTGCCTTGCTTCTATCTCTCTTGATAGTGTGTAGTTTATAGGGAGAATTttgcataagtccactatagcaatttccaaacccatctagtccacttctaagtttcataacctCTTAAGTCCACTAGCCTACAAAAATACCAATATACCCCAATATATGTAGCTTTAATCACTATATGTAGCCCTATACATACCCCACTATATGtagtttcttttccattttcttcaaACGGGGGAAgggggggaggggagagagagagagagagagagagagagagagagagagagagagagcagcgaCAAATATCTCGTTGCAGCCTCCTGTCATCGTCGCCATCGCCACCCACCTCCCGTCGCCGTCACATCCCGTCCCTGCCGATTACTCACTATCACCGGTTCACTCCTCCTCCTCGCCTGCTCGCCGCGGtgcactcctcctcctcctcaccgCCCTTCATTGCCATCCATGGCCGAGTTCCTGCCCTCCATCACTGCTACCACCGTCACCGACACCTTCATCATCATATATCTGTTCAAAACATCAGGTGCTCTTCCAAATCGTAACAAATAACTCGATCTTCGTTGCCTTGTGTCCCTCGGTATGGTTCTTTGCATTTGAAGGGTTTATACACCAGTAAAAGCACACGaatccttcttttcctttctttatccTTCTCTGTGAAGGGTTATATATTCAGATCTGttaaggttttgttttttgtgcgTTTGTTTAGCTGCTGTTGGGtaccatatatggttatatgttcagaTATGCtaggattttatttattttttacttttgatttgCTGCTGTTgagtaacatatatggttatatgttcagaTCTGTTAGGCCattgcgcggaccaattcatataaggttgtttatggttatatatggttatggtaacatatatggttatatatatagttatacatGGTTATGGTTGTATATTTatgcatatataaatatatggttatatattcaggtctATAAACGATAGTCCAATTACactaaaactgtttttttgctggctttggaatgttttttgtactttttttgctGCTGTTGagaaacatatatggttatatattcaagTTTATAATCCGCTGCGCGGACCTATTCAATAATGTAAATTTAGTAGTGTATTAGTTTTTGTGTATAAATAtatgttaatttattttgtacatataaccatatatcgTGAGATATATAACGTTTAGATTTTCGTTTAACAGTTGATATCATGAAACATATATGGTAATATACGAATTCTTGAATCctttttttaacatataaagCTATATGTTTCCATCtgtttaacttttttcttataTGTGCAGAAATGACAAATCCACAAGAAATAGGAGTATGGTTCCATGAAGTGCCTAATCAAATTTATTGCAAATTGGAGTATCACCACAATGACACCGTGATAATGGAATTAAGGATGAACTCCAACCTCAGAGGAGCCCTCCACATTAAATTCTTCTACCAAAGGTACCTCATGACGTTGAAGAGTCACATTAGGATCGTTGATCCTGACAAGACAGCCAAGAACATtagatttagaattttaatttggtttttagTCTTTTGGTGTAATTTCTTTGTTATTGTTTTCATATTGCTATTCAGAAGACTCTGAATCCGTTTTATAGATCTATCAATCAAATTTATAACTACGTAGTTGAACAATAACAGATTctgaatccattttttatttattttgaacacaGGTGTTTTGATTGGCGGAGGTAATGGTTTCAAAGATCGATACTTGTTAAaacttgaatatatatatatatatatatatatgcacaaacatataaccatatatataaccataaacagccttatatgaattggtccgcgtAACGGCTTAACAGACCtaaacatataatgttatatgtgcaGTGACAGAGCGGGTGAGTGGTTTCAATAATTGTTACTTGTTAAAACTTGatcatatatatgcataaacatataaccataatcatatataaccatatatataaccatagacaaccttatatgaattggtccgcgcagcggctttATTCTTAAAaaggagaatatataacgttatatatagtgtatcagaaaaggagaatcttcgACTGTtatttaacgttatataagtaCAACAATGTGATTGGCGTGATttcaaatagagagagagagagagagagagagagagagagagagagagagagagagagagagagagagagagagagatagataaataCCCATGATTGGCGTGATTTCAAAACTAGAAGGGATAATGGGGAGATAATGGGCTAAATGGATgagatttgaatggaagggtaATTCTGTCAGGtactaattctttttttaaatgtagtggATTTTATATCTTgccaaatacatattagtggacttagtaggttagaaacatgctatagtggaccctaagccaattttttatagtttataaggtttggtcatggggtgattagcacctcatgactCAGGTTGATCTTATTTTTCTCATCATAAAGTTTCAATCTTTGGTTTGGAAATCAAGTTAGTTCGGGTTTGTTTATCAAATTGCtgaggtgttaacctccttgatcatgtaTAGGCAAGAGCGTGTTACTTGCCAcatatgatgcttagagctaTGTCACTTGAGGcgtttgccaaatgaattcttgAATTTGCTTGGTATTTGAACCCTGTTTTTAGTCTAAAATGGTTTCCATTGCAAAATTTTCTAGGTTGAGAACCTTAGTTGTGTGTCTCAAACCGGAGTAACAAGATGAGAAAAGTGGATTGACTTGAGTTGTGAGTGTTAGGATCTCCTAGACCAAGCCTTCCATTTTTTATATTAGTCAAATCTTCGTTTAATTAGTCGTTTATTTTCCACcgttaaaagtaaaacaaaattgGCCGTTTAAATGCCGAAAACCTTACTTATATCTACAAATCCATCCAAGCCGTAACAaatattcccttgggtacgatacCCGGTCTTCCGAATTATTATACTTATCTCGACATATTAAACCCTATGCTTGGAGTGTTATTCCTATTATATCGGAGACGACGAAGCACTAACTTCCATGggttccccttttttttctctctctcgccccatggtctctctctcatctatctcttccttttttctctAACCAAACTCTCAAttttaacattaaaaaaatcaaaattggaagAATTTAGGATTGAAAGTTTGGAGACTTTGAGCCTAACTACATTTGTATATAAAATAGATTGATTTCGAAACAAGTGTCACATCACCTCTTTAAACTGTCCATCCTTCCAAAGTGAAAACTTAACACTCGAGGTGCATATGAGGTGATTATGCATGAGTGAAATTTAATTCAATTTAGGCTAATAAAATCAAATTGACTATAAACTATAACGGGTCGTTTGCCGATCGAATTAATTTTCAATGGATATAGTATGAGATGAGATATCATAAAAtgacagatatatatatatatatatatatatatatataggggatatgATACAGATGGTTTGTTTGAGTAATTTATAGAAGAGGCGATATCTATATATGTTTGATTTATTTCGGGTGGATATGAATAGGTGAATATAGAATTAAAAGAGGACGGTGTCATTTTTGAAGTTAAGAAGAGAGATATAAAGAAAGATATAATAGCATGACATCTCCCCCTATCCTTATTATATTCGCATGTGGGTGGATGTAATATATCCGAGGATGGATATTATATCTGTGGATCCAGGTGACAAACATCAGATATAAGACTTTGGATATACTATCCAGGGTAATAGCATGTACTCCTCTTATATTCTGTCGACAAACGGGCCGTAAGACAGTAAGAGTTAAATGTGTAATCTTTCTCCATTGCATAATTTCATCTGAACTACATCCATGACTTCCATTAACAATCACCTACATGCATCCTCTAAAGAGTATCCATAATGGTCTaaccaaaattaaaaagttgcCAGGATCACCAATATTTGTTAAAGGAAGTgttcaaatttgaataaatggAAAAGGAAAACGTGAGAATTTAGTGTGTAAATTGCAGGGGGTACACAGTGTAGTTTTGTTTGGTGAAAGTTGTGAAAGTGTTCCATGGTCAACTGGTCAAGGTTTTTGCCTTGCAGCAAGAAAACTCCGCACTGAAACCGCAGCCACACGCCATCGTCACACACAGCGCCACGTTAACGTTCTTTCCAGACAACTTTACCCCTATTCATCCTTCCATATTCCTACCATCTCAAACCATTCGAAAGAATcgaaacacaaaaattaatgccctttccggtctttccACACTCCAATCATCAAAAAAATATCCCCGCACCCTCTCTCTCACCTCCCACCTCCATGTCCCTCTCTCTCCCGCACCTCTCTCTAGACGCCCTCGACATGGCGGTAGTAACCGGAAACCTAGCGCTAGTACTAGACGTGACCTCATCCAGAGTCTCACTTCTCGACGGCAACAAGCCTCGTCCGTTACCCGCCGACGTGCTACTGAGCCTGTTCAAGAAAGAGCCGTACCACCACATCTccatcgccaccaccactaGCAGCTTTGAATTCGACAGAGAGAGTAGAAGTCAGAGAGTTGGCGCCCGAGGCAAGGCGAATTCGAAGGGTAATGCGCTGGATCTAGCCGGAATGAGCGACGACGAAGGCAACGGCAACGGGAATGGGAACGGGTACGACGATGACGAAGGGGAGGATCGGAtgttgtttggttgggagaAAGCGATGAGGAAGAGAGTGAAGGAGctcgaggagaggagagagctGGAGAGGGAGGCGGAGGAGTTGCAGAGTCGGGCGGAGGAGAGGGAAGAGACGGAGGAGGATAAGAGGATGAGAGTCAGGAAGGAACTCGAAAAGGTTTCGAATTCTCTGcttcttgtttggtttaaatATATACACTCGAATTATTGCAAGCGCGGAGTGGTAGGCATCTGTACTCAGCATATGCACTGGGCGATAGTTTCAAAACCACCCACCCCATCCCCAACTGGATGCCCGTAATCTTTAGTGACAAtaggaatttgattttgattccTGGTAATTCGATACCCGAATTAATTCTTTTCCGAGGTTTGGATTAATTCAGTGATCTTCTCCGTGGAACAtttattttgggattttttaAGGTCAgatgtttcttttttgtatgGATTGAGCCAGGAATCTAGGATTCCCATGGGGTGGGAGGGATCAAATTCCTACTTGGTTTGCGAACGTGATTCCAGTTTGAATATGTCATCAGGAATCACATTTGTCATTTCCAAACGTAGAAAACATGAAAATGTGGAGTCACATTCCCAAACTGAGCCTAGATTTTCTTGcgttgtaaaaaaatgtaataatcaaattattGCAAAGAGAGTATACGAGACAAAAGTTGCgcaagaaaaaaagagggaagaagaATGGCTTCCCTTGGTATGCTCTGTATGGTTGCCCAGAAAGTGGAGTAACTCTTGAGAATCTAGGATTCGATGTGATCATTGCCAGTTTTATGTTTGATTTTGTTGGCGATGTAACAGAGGAATAGCTAGACTTAAGCTTTTCAATTTTGGACTACGAGGGCTAGTTTTGACATAGTAGGATTGCCATCTGCATAATTTAGTGAGGATTCATTTGGATGCTGTGTTGGCAACATTAACATTCAATTGGTTTTTGAAACTCTTGAATATTTCGTTGAGTTGGGGGTTGGCGATTTGGTGTAATACTTATCCCTAAAAGTGGAGTATTTTGATTTGGTGTGTTTATTTGTTGCTTTTCGTATGGGAAAATAGGTGGCTAAGGAGCAAGCCGAGCGGAGAAAGATGGCTCAGTTGATGTACCACTTGGGTCAGAAGGCTTATGGAAGGGGTATGTATGGACGTGCCATTGAGTTTCTGGAAGGTGCTCTCACAATCATTCCTAGACCAACTCTATTTGGTGGTGAGGTgggttaaaatgttaaaaacagGGATCTTTTGGTCGATGTGGTTATTTTATGTGCATGTGTATCACTTagtgttggagtttgttccacatcggttaattatctctttcaaaactagtatatgagactgggcggcctctccactactctttgccaattggtttggagttggatgctttaacacttAGGCTTAGGTGCATCGGTGGATGGAAGGGGTGCAGCAGCataatttcaatttcttttgtcataatccctccctccctcccgaCCCGAAATGATTATGCATTTCACCCTCTCATTATAAAATTCTTGCATCTGCCACTGCTAATGTTGAGAcaatgagtttttgttttcCAGATTCAGATATGGCTTGCTATGGCATATGAGGCTAATAAACGCCATGCGGATTGCATTGCCTTGTATAAGGAATTAGAAAAGAATCATCCCAATGTAAGTATTAGACGCCAAGCTGGAGAGCTTCGCTACATCTTGCAAGCACCTAAGCTTAAGATATCCCAGGAGGAGATGGTAACCATTCCAATGATAGGTTCTAGCTATGACAAGTGAGTTGAGATTTTACTTAATTGCCATGTCGCTGATATTGAGACTATTTGCAGCTTTAGTTAATTTGTAATACATCTCGCATATTTGCAGCACCATATGGTTCAAACCTTGGGAATATGAGGAACCATTTTGTTGGTATAGGTATCAAGGAATGATAATTTCTTTAGTTTGAGAGTAATAGGGCCCGTGGAAGTAGGAGAAGTAACTTTTTCGGTCTCATTGAGCTTGCAGCAACAGTTTTGAGCTCTTATCTTCTGCTAATGGTTCCCAATGAGCTAGTTTGTCATGGTGATGAAGGGGATGCAAATCTATGTCCTCCTTTGATGATCTAATTTTAGTCGAAGAAATGAGTTTAATTATCTTGCCTACCAGTGGAACTATATTAGGGATTGATTCTGCAACAGGGCATTTATCCCctcataaatttgaaaataaaggATCAAGAAAAAAGTTTCATAGGTCACTATGTTGCAACTAAAGCTGCACCAGTTGGAGAAGATTTGAGGTAGTCTACTAAATTGGTTTGGCTATTTGATAAGAAGATAATTTTCTTCCGTAGTTATAAGAAGTAGTTTGGTTATCTGAATTCTAAAGACTTAAAGATGCACTAATTTGGGGGAAGACTTGGAAAAAATCAACTACGAAGACTTGGTTACTTGCGATTAAGACCGGTTGCCCCACTAGTTGGAATGATTTGGTAGCTAAATTGTATTACAAGTAGTTAATTTAcacacaaactttttttttgtatttcttttttaacCTGTTTGGGGAaacctttttttcttcaatttctttcGTGGGATATATTCACCAGAGCTCTAATACAATCCTCTGTTACCTATACAATCCTCTGTTACCTGGAAAGCAGATCGTTCCGGTACAAGGTACGGAAACGGGAATGTGGTACGCCACATGCTTAAATTGTGGTAAGCTAGGGGTAGGCTTctataaataacaaaattagAACTTACTCTTCCAAGTGATAAACATCTCGTGAAACTAATTATTCTTTGTCAATTATTATACAAAACACATTTCTAGGACCATTACGACCGAACTTTCTACACTTTCTTCCAGCGAAATTTCACTCTCTCTATTTTTACCCTATAAGTTGACATTTTGGGAAAACTTAGGGGATTGCTTGAGATCGCTAAATTTACCATTTTTGGAACGGTGTACCATGTTTTGAAATGGTCGTACCAAAACGTATTTTGCTAGGGTTCTAGCATTCCCTGGTAACATAGAAATTACAATCTTCCACTTCCTTTTCTGCAATTCTTCATTCTTTTAGCAAATTGCATCCAGAATTAGCTACGGAGAAAGCATGCTAAATCTACTTAACCATCTGCACGAGGGATAAAAACAGCATGCTGATCTCATTTCTGTTGTCGGTCCCTACGAAATTATAAGCTACTCTGAATCTGCTTGTTCTTATGCCATGGTTGTGTTATCAATGAGCTAGGTAGTGTCACACCTCTGCAAGCTTTACATAATCGCATTAAATGCCTTCCCATTTTTGTTTATGCGTATGAAACATAGTTACATGGGTTCCTTTATGCCGTGACTTTGAGGAATCCGAAAGAAGTTGATCGGACCTGTTTCCATGGTTGTTTGCAGCTATGCCGGAACGTGGAGTGATAAATACAAGGACAGAGATGAAAAGAGATTTAGGTCGACAACAAATCAACTTCCATCAACTAGGGACTATATAGGGGACTTCTTGGTTTGGCGACCTCCGAGTGGTTTGGAGAAGAACGAAGCTTTCTGGGTAGCTTTAACattgtgggttggtttggttggaGCTGCACTATTTCTTCAAAGGTGATTTGTTCGAATACTAGTTCCAATTTGTTGGACTGCACAACATTTGCAGCCGTCCCACTTGGACCCGGTAAGTACTAtactgtaaatatatatatcagtgTCCTTGTGAAATGGAGTACGTACATCAATTTATGATTGCCTTAGTCCTAACATAGCATCCCTACTAAGTGGGATCCTCTGTAAGATGCTCTGTTATTATTAACCCGCAAGTGGTGATTTCCGTATTTAGCATTTGTAATAGTACGAATGAAGATCCTCTCATATGATTTCCTCTTAAGTGATCCCCATGGGACAAGATATGAGACCCACCACGGAACCACCTACCATGAGGCGATCAAAGCTGTTCATTGTGTAAGTCTACACAAGTATATCGTCTGTGTGAAAACTGGATGTCGGTATGGACTTGACCAAATTGTATTGGTGATAAGACAGTTATGCCTCATTCAGGTGGCTACGAATATCGGATCAATCTAAATTCTGTATAGATGATGAACAAATTGCAGTctacaaaattaatgaaaaagatCGTCTAATGAGAGGATCATCACACGAGGGTGTCCACGCTTGATAggaccaatgttctaaaagttgctaAGTGCTAGTCGGGCGATCGGCCACCTTCAagcgattaatcggtgcatattaattagtaatcggtgattaatcgtTAGTTGGACCTAATCATAGGCCCTGCCAATGATTAATTGCCGAtcaattccttgttttagaacactagATAGGACTACCTAAGTTCGGAAGATTAGTAAGAGCTCCTAGAGCACAAAGTGACATGCTCTTGGACTTTTTCCATTACAGATTGGTGTGGGCTACTTCCACACTAATATGTAGTGAAAGTAATATGTAGGGCTCTCTAGCACCATAGGATGGTGCACCTAGAGCAGTGAATAACCACTCCTAAGTTTGCCGCTCAGCCCCTGAAAGGTTGCAAGAAAGCCCAGGTGATGTTGGTGCCAAATTTGCTCCTAGATATAGGTTTGCTAGCTATCGTTGTTCTTAGATAGAATAATGGTGACAACTTCTTCAAAAGTATACCAATGCTGAAAAAAGAATGAGCAATTTTCTATTAACGGCTCCAAAGACAATTGAATTGTAATGAAGAATTCCCGTAACATGTGCTGATGGAACATGGCGTTTAATTCGGGGGTGGTTTAATTCGGGGGTGATAAAGCGTGTCATTTTACTGATGAAAGTTGTTCTAGATGCTTGACCACATGACACATTGTCATCTTGCTTCATCCTCGACGTCAGTCTCTTTGGGAAGATCCACCGTTCCCCCCCATTGTTTGATTCTATCTCCAGCTATGCATGCCTGCATCCCCATGGGACAAGATTGGGTTGGTTTTTAGAACAAAAACAGATGCATAAAATGTAGAGTGGAATTGTTTACCTCTTTGTTCCAGTTAGTCCTATAAATCATCCAGAACAGGATGCATGTTTGTAAGGCTGTTCCCGCCAGCATTCCGTCCCAGATTCCCTGCAGATTATACAAAGCTTACAAATTCTGGAGAATGACAACCAAGATCATTTTCATCCatctaatttcttcttcttttttctcgcACTGAGAGATTCTACTAAGTACTTTGAAATCGAAGTTATTACTAATCTACGTCCATGTAGGAAATAAGTAGAAGTACCGAAACACCCATGTCCGCTGCGTAGCCTAGCCCTAGACCCAGAGGGATGCCGAAGAAATAGTAGCACCCTACGTTCACATAGGCTACGTAAGCTTGCCACCCTGCTCCAATCGCCACCCCTACAACAATAGTACATAATTGAAGATATAGTTTAAtcacaaaaaaaggaaaaaaacattgATAGTTCCtaggtatgtatatatgtgtatacatATACTCATACATACCGGATAGAGTAGGTTGGATGCTGTTAATGACAATGTTTATTCCCAACGTTACAGTGAGCGAGTACACAAGCTGTTTGACCTCTGTGCTGTTTGAAAACAAATTCGGATATTGCTTCCGTGCAATAATCAGAATGAGTGCAATGACGAGGCCGACCATAAACGATGTCATGGTGGCTACCAACACCGAGAACTTGGCGGTCGCTGGATGCGCTGCACCCAATTCATTTGACACCCTTACACTGCATAGAAAGACTTTTAATTAAAATTGTTCGTTCTGTTTTGTTAGTTAATTGTAGAAGCTAGGATACCATTAATCGAGGGCTGTTTTGATCTACAAAACCTGATAGCTGCATTGAATCCGATAGATACCATGATTGTCCAGCCCAATATATTCATGCTGTGAAATTAAAAGCACACAACTCTAATTAGAAATGACAATTAGGAGTATATTATCTACCGGCCATGACATAGACTTAAAATTTCAATATACTAGTATCTTTTCCCTCTTTTTATCCCCTTtattataatttcttttttgttaagtTGAAAATGGACAATAGATACTATAAAGATGATGTATTTTGAGGGAATgatatgtctcgtaaaacagGAAATAAgtgcttaaaaaataaaactcctAGCGGAACGGGGTTTAAATGAATACTCTTGTGGCgcaaattaacaatgcaacaaCAAAATACTTatactataaaacaaaaaagaaaaaatcaacgTAGGAATTCTGCTAGATGCACTCACCATATTGATAAGGCATCCACTGAAAGTTCTGCATTCTTCAAATACCCGGCAAATAGAATCAACGCCATAAAGTACCATATCTCTAAGCTGCTTATACATTGtaaaattgggaaaatttcataTTAGCACCTAACATTTCACACAAATTACACAGACACCTGACATTAACGAAATATTACATAAACATCTAACGTATTAAAGAGCTCATCAATTAAATCCCTACTGTCAATCTCTGTCAAAAAACAAACGGAAAAacatgtttctctctccaattttgttACAAGCACTGATTTTTTTTCACagattttgcactttttttgtgGGTCCCATTTTTTGGTCTCATAGATATTATCCGATCTATTAATtatgtcaaaaatatttttttgagaaccctagcaaaaaatcagctccatcgaATAAATATAAGTGTATAATCCAATTGTATAACTTTTTATTcagaattttaaaaagttgTAAGATTTGATCTAACACTTACATTTACCCCGTTGAGATGGTTTTTTATAGggtcatgcaaaaaaaaaaaataaagattaatGAGTGGATGAGTTCACTTTTGggtccccacaaaaaaaaaaaattataatacaaatcttttcttttgcgttattattttactttttttttcccgcatAGTactgagttgttttttttttaatttattttttgccgGAGTAACTAACACTATCCAGTGTACCCACACAGATTAGTATTgcatagattttttgtggggcccacttttggGTCCCTAAAAATGATCCGATCATTTcattagttttaaaatattttttgcgtgaccctataaaaaatcagctcaacggAATAATTGTAAGTGTTGAATCAAATCTtacaactttttattcaaaattttaatgtagaattatgaatgaaaaattgtacGATTGGATCATACACTTACATTTATTttatggagctgatttttttgcaagatcacttgaaaaaatattttagaatttgtgAACAGATctgataatttgtgtgggacccaaaaatagaccccacaaaaaattgtTGCGAAATATGTGGAAAAAAAGTCAGTGTGGGTaacaaaattggagagagaaacatgtTTTCCGTTAATTTTTGGACGGAGGTTAACGGTAGGGGTttaattgatgaattttttaatACGTCAGATGTGTATGTGATGTTTTGTTAAGATTAGGTGTTCATGTGTGATTTACGTGAAAAGTCAAGTACTAATATGAAATTTTCCCTCGGGAAAATGCATTAATATCCAATGGGTTCACCAAAATCTTAAGAACAGTGCAACCCCAAAGAGTTTGGCCGAATGATCATAAGAAAGTAATTAAATGACTTGTCTTCCAAGTGGTGACAAGTTTGAATCCAAGTgactgtaaacgagccgagctttgtcgagctcaagctcagctctttactaaacgagctaaaaatttgagtttgagctcggctcgagtcttAACGAGTCGAGCCCTTATCGAGCTGAGctgagtcatttactaaacgagcctctttaatcgaacTGAGCTTTTGTCGAACAAGCTGAACTGAGAGCTTAGCTGGTtcactaaacgagccaaaaacacgagatcgagctcggctcgtttactaaacgagtcgagccgagctttaaCAAGCCAAGCCGAGTCACGCTTGCGAGCTGCTCgattcgtttacagccctaactAGAGGTTTGTTGATCATTTAAGAGCTTCAAAAATAATCAAGGTGCGCGAAAAATGATTTGAacatttgattattaaaaaaaggcTAAATTTACTGTCCGCCCTTTAGGCTGATTATTAGTGAGCCCCATAGTTTGAAAATTCGGTACGTGTCCTTCGAGGATGTGGTAGGTAAGAAGTGTCTAGATTGTTTCAACAAAAATAACAGAAATAACCCCTTTCCTCCCTTTAAAGCTTTAATTAACATAAATAGCATGTTGGGGATTTTTTCCACCAAATCACGCCCCCTCTTTCCACGTAATAGTACTATTTGTTCTCATTGAACGTCCACGTGCCCTTCTATCAATTAAAAAGCTTATTTTATTCCCTCCTAAATGATAGCCAAATGGGTGTTTTATAGCAAGACCCAAGGAACAAACTAGGTATCAAATTTGTGAATTGAGCTCATT encodes:
- the LOC131310777 gene encoding uncharacterized protein LOC131310777, which gives rise to MPFPVFPHSNHQKNIPAPSLSPPTSMSLSLPHLSLDALDMAVVTGNLALVLDVTSSRVSLLDGNKPRPLPADVLLSLFKKEPYHHISIATTTSSFEFDRESRSQRVGARGKANSKGNALDLAGMSDDEGNGNGNGNGYDDDEGEDRMLFGWEKAMRKRVKELEERRELEREAEELQSRAEEREETEEDKRMRVRKELEKVAKEQAERRKMAQLMYHLGQKAYGRGMYGRAIEFLEGALTIIPRPTLFGGEIQIWLAMAYEANKRHADCIALYKELEKNHPNVSIRRQAGELRYILQAPKLKISQEEMVTIPMIGSSYDNYAGTWSDKYKDRDEKRFRSTTNQLPSTRDYIGDFLVWRPPSGLEKNEAFWVALTLWVGLVGAALFLQR